TTCCAGTGGATATCTTGGATATTCCCAGTTTATGGTAATTGGATACCCTCCTAAAGGTAGTTCCAATGAGAGTGCAAGGAGTTTTATATGGTTGATAGCAAGAAGCTCACAGCTAGCGAGCGTACTACTGATTTCGGTTCGGCCGGTTCACGCCGTCTTCTTCGCCAGGGTTTTATCCCTGCGGTAATTTATGGTAAGAATGCCCCTGTTCATATCGTATTGAATGCCAAGGAATTTACCATGAAGTTGCGTCATTTCTCTGAAACAGCACTTCTGGAAATTACTGTCGGCAAGAAGAAATACGAGTGTCTCATGAAAGCCTATCAGGAAAATCTGATGAAAGGCCAGATCAAACACGTTGACTTCTACGAAGTTACCCGTGGACATTTGCTTCGCACCAAAGTCACCCTTACCTTGGAAGGCAATCCGATTGGAACCCGTGAAGGTGGTGTCCTTGACCAGGTTGTCTATGAAATTGAAATCGAATGTATGCCAAAAGATCTTCCCCAGACCATTACCGCCAACGTATCTGGTCTTAAGTTGAACCAGGTTCTTCATTTGAAAGATATCGCCCTTCCTTTGGGTGTCAAGCTTCTTGAAGACGTCTCAATGACTGTTGCTTCTGTCAAATCTGTCAAGGAAGAAGTTGTAGCTGCCGCTGCTGTAGAAGAAGTTGTCGCTGCTGCTGCCCCTGTTGCTCCGGAAGCCAAGGCAAAGAAATGAAGCTCGTCCTTGGCCTAGGTAACCCTGGGACCAAGTATGAACACACCAGGCACAACGTCGGTTTCGATGTTGTGTCCCAATGTGCAGCGTTTTTTCAGGTTAGCCTGAGAAAACGCTGTTTTCATCTTTACCGGCAGGCGAGTGTTGAGGTGGAGGGTGTCGGTTATACCCTGGTCCAACCGTTGACGTACATGAACGAGAGTGGAAAAATTGCAAGTGACTTCCCTGATGTTTCAGCCCAAGATATGATTGTAGTCTGTGATCAGATGGATTTGCCTCCTGGTACGATACGGGTACGCAAGGGTGGTTCTTCGG
The sequence above is a segment of the Sphaerochaeta pleomorpha str. Grapes genome. Coding sequences within it:
- a CDS encoding 50S ribosomal protein L25 → MVDSKKLTASERTTDFGSAGSRRLLRQGFIPAVIYGKNAPVHIVLNAKEFTMKLRHFSETALLEITVGKKKYECLMKAYQENLMKGQIKHVDFYEVTRGHLLRTKVTLTLEGNPIGTREGGVLDQVVYEIEIECMPKDLPQTITANVSGLKLNQVLHLKDIALPLGVKLLEDVSMTVASVKSVKEEVVAAAAVEEVVAAAAPVAPEAKAKK
- the pth gene encoding aminoacyl-tRNA hydrolase; the protein is MKLVLGLGNPGTKYEHTRHNVGFDVVSQCAAFFQVSLRKRCFHLYRQASVEVEGVGYTLVQPLTYMNESGKIASDFPDVSAQDMIVVCDQMDLPPGTIRVRKGGSSAGHNGLKSLISEFKGSGFIRIYVGIGRPGPGISVIDHVLSLDSDPLARKGVDLASKALVDLLQGKTLEEVAFAYNRRNSPQ